Proteins encoded in a region of the Panicum hallii strain FIL2 chromosome 3, PHallii_v3.1, whole genome shotgun sequence genome:
- the LOC112884531 gene encoding E3 ubiquitin-protein ligase ORTHRUS 2-like, which yields MPDLPCDGDGVCMVCRAAAPPEVDLLRCSTCATPWHSPCLSEVPALSDAVTWSCPDCSGSAAAAPAAAPAAGGELVAAIRAIEADATLSDQEKARRRQELLAGSAAAEDEEDGDGKVDDVLDIVGRSFSCSFCMKLPDRPVTTPCGHNFCLKCFQKWIHSGKKTCGKCRAQIPSKMAEQPRINSALVEAIRMAKISKKASPDSSTVQYQYIRNDDRPDKAYRTERAKRAGKANASSGQIFVTIAPDHFGPILAENDPKRNIGVRVGETWPDRLECRQWGAHFPHIAGIAGQSTHGAQSVALSGGYEDDEDHGEWFLYTGSGGRDLSGNKRTNKEQSFDQKFEKMNAALLISCMKGYPVRVVRSHKEKRSSYAPDSGVRYDGIYRIEKCWRKIGIQGKFKVCRYLFVRCENEPAPWTSDDHGDRPRPLPKIAELQDATDITERKGRPSWDYDEKEGWKWMVPPPISRKPVLTGVSETDKQVRRRARRTQMSVAERLLKEFACSICQEVIKEPLTTPCAHNFCKTCLLGTYDSQSSMRERSRGGRTLRAQKIVKKCPSCPTDICDFLVNPQINREMMALIESLQQKAVEEGADDANECGDGDSEDNDGELAKEEDDISLNEDEQASAEEKKMECQIGNSDVNADGSVKTVAEIKEGDQQPMEHKGDPEEGKDATMNRTSAAQVVDGLVEEGAVEEMRKSSKEVDNNESQQPQKRKGDDADIGADGTKRIKTSASMDETAVSGGTVQHIRKSGEE from the exons atGCCCGACCTCCCCTGCGACGGAGATGGCGTCTGCATGgtctgccgcgccgccgccccgcccgagGTCGATCTCCTCCGATGCTCCACCTGCGCGACGCCATGGCACTCCCCCTGCCTCTCCGAGGTCCCCGCGCTCTCGGACGCCGTGACCTGGAGCTGCCCCGACTGCTCCGGCTCCGCAGCCGcagcccctgccgccgcccccgcggcaGGAGGCGAGCTCGTCGCCGCCATCCGCGCCATCGAGGCCGACGCCACTCTCTCCGACCAAGAGAAGGCGCGGCGCCGCCAGGAGCTCCTCGCCGGATCTGCTGCAGCCGAGGACGAGGAAGACGGCGACGGCAAGGTTGACGACGTCCTCGACATAGTCGGCAGGAGCTTCAGTTGCTCCTTCTGCATGAAGCTCCCCGATCGCCCCGTGACT ACACCATGTGGCCATAACTTCTGCTTGAAATGCTTCCAGAAGTGGATACATAGTGGAAAGAAGACGTGTGGCAAGTGTCGTGCACAGATCCCGTCAAAAATGGCAGAGCAACCACGAATTAATTCCGCTTTAGTTGAAGCTATTCGCATGGCAAAAATTTCAAAGAAAGCTAGTCCTGATAGCTCAACAGTTCAATATCAATATATACGAAACGATGACAGGCCTGATAAGGCATATAGAACTGAGAGGGCTAAACGGGCTGGAAAAGCAAATGCTTCAAGTGGCCAGATCTTTGTGACAATTGCACCAGATCACTTTGGCCCCATTCTTGCAGAAAATGATCCCAAAAGGAACATTGGTGTTCGAGTTGGGGAAACATGGCCAGACCGACTTGAATGCAGGCAATGGGGTGCTCATTTTCCTCACATTGCTGGTATTGCTGGCCAGTCCACGCATGGTGCTCAGTCAGTAGCACTGTCAGGAGGCTACGAAGACGACGAAGACCACGGGGAGTGGTTCCTTTATACTGGAAG TGGTGGGAGAGATCTAAGCGGGAACAAGAGAACAAACAAGGAACAATCTTTTGATCAAAAGTTCGAGAAGATGAATGCGGCTTTGCTAATCAGTTGCATGAAGGGTTACCCAGTCCGGGTTGTGCG GTCTCACAAAGAGAAGCGCTCTTCCTATGCTCCTGATTCTGGTGTGAGGTATGATGGAATTTATAGAATTGAGAAATGCTGGAGGAAGATTGGTATTCAG GGTAAGTTCAAAGTCTGCAGGTATCTCTTTGTACGCTGTGAAAACGAACCAGCTCCTTGGACCAG TGATGATCATGGTGACCGTCCAAGACCATTGCCCAAGATCGCGGAGCTACAAGATGCAACTGATATAACTGAGAGAAAAGGACGTCCTTCATGGGACTATGAT GAGAAAGAAGGTTGGAAATGGATGGTTCCTCCTCCAATTAGCAGGAAGCCTGTTCTCACTGGGGTTTCTGAGACTGACAAGCAGGTCCGGAGAAGAGCAAGGCGTACTCAGATGTCTGTGGCTGAAAGACTGCTGAAAG AGTTTGCCTGTTCTATCTGCCAGGAAGTGATTAAAGAACCACTCACTACTCCCTGTGCCCACAACTTTTGCAAGACTTGTTTGCTTGGGACATATGATTCCCAGTCCTCTATGAGAGAGAGAAGCCGTGGCGGTCGGACTCTAAGGGCTCAAAAGATTGTGAAGAAGTGTCCTTCCTGCCCAACTGACATCTGTGACTTCCTAGTGAATCCACAG aTCAACCGAGAGATGATGGCTCTGATCGAGTCTTTGCAACAGAAGGCTGTTGAAGAAGGCGCTGATGACGCTAACGAATGTGGTGATGGTGACTCGGAGGACAACGATGGTGAGCTGGCAAAGGAGGAGGACGATATCAGCTTGAACGAGGATGAGCAAGCTAGTGCTGAGGAAAAGAAGATGGAGTGCCAAATCGGAAACTCAGATGTCAACGCTGACGGTTCTGTCAAAACCGTGGCTGAAATCAAGGAGGGGGATCAGCAGCCTATGGAGCATAAAGGAGACCCTGAGGAAGGAAAAGATGCTACGATGAACAGGACGAGTGCGGCTCAAGTGGTGGACGGGTTAGTCGAAGAAGGCGCTGTGGAAGAGATGAGGAAGAGCTCCAAGGAGGTTGACAACAACGAAAGCCAGCAGCCTCAGAAGCGCAAGGGAGACGACGCTGACATTGGCGCAGATGGCACTAAAAGGATAAAGACCAGTGCTTCCATGGACGAGACTGCTGTGAGCGGCGGTACAGTCCAGCATATCAGGAAGAGTGGTGAGGAGTGA